A genomic stretch from Anaerolinea thermophila UNI-1 includes:
- the xpt gene encoding xanthine phosphoribosyltransferase, which yields MEALKQRILKDGKYLGRGILKVDNFINHQVDPELMDACGAEFARRFADVGATRILTAEISGIAPALMTGRHMNLPVVYARKSKPITMPDTVYLTVAPSHTKGVMTELIVSPEYLSAGERVLIIDDFLASGATILGLVRLAQAAGSQVVGIGTLVEKIFEGGRAALAHLNVPIHSLAVIERMDETGIYFVNDL from the coding sequence ATGGAAGCACTCAAACAGCGAATTCTCAAAGATGGCAAGTATCTGGGAAGAGGCATCCTTAAGGTGGATAATTTCATCAACCATCAGGTTGATCCAGAACTGATGGATGCCTGCGGCGCGGAATTTGCCCGCCGTTTTGCCGATGTGGGTGCCACGCGCATCCTCACCGCAGAAATTTCCGGGATTGCGCCGGCGCTGATGACCGGTCGTCATATGAATCTACCGGTGGTGTACGCCCGTAAGAGCAAGCCCATCACCATGCCCGATACGGTGTATCTGACGGTTGCACCTTCCCACACCAAAGGGGTGATGACCGAATTAATCGTTTCGCCGGAGTATCTCTCTGCTGGTGAACGGGTGCTGATTATTGACGACTTTCTGGCATCCGGAGCAACCATTCTGGGGCTGGTACGGCTGGCGCAGGCGGCAGGGTCTCAGGTGGTGGGCATTGGCACGCTCGTCGAGAAGATTTTCGAGGGCGGTCGGGCGGCACTGGCACACCTCAACGTCCCCATTCACTCGCTGGCGGTCATTGAGCGCATGGACGAGACGGGCATTTATTTTGTGAACGACTTGTGA
- a CDS encoding Type 1 glutamine amidotransferase-like domain-containing protein, whose translation MRQHLALLLNLWFTEYMLDLKANLPGKGILALVGAGEYLPEMEVVDTYLLHLLTEPVRVVCLPTAAGSEGQKRVQYWMDKGVEHFQRMGVKQVQALPLTHRNHAFHAPFVEQLQQANFVYLSGGKPAYLYQTLVNTPAWDAIQGVLQKGGVVAGCSAGAMIFGERVLASPAGTGTFQGFGFVQNACIIPHYDEIPRLMLESAAALLHRWLFVGIEGFTALIFTPQGRCVRGKGKVELRFAGERLPRFEQDGFW comes from the coding sequence ATGAGACAACACCTTGCTTTGCTTCTCAATCTATGGTTTACTGAATACATGCTGGATTTGAAAGCAAACCTGCCGGGCAAAGGTATACTGGCACTGGTGGGCGCAGGCGAATATCTGCCTGAGATGGAAGTGGTGGATACTTACCTTCTCCACCTGCTTACCGAACCCGTGCGTGTAGTGTGTTTGCCCACTGCGGCGGGGAGCGAAGGGCAAAAGCGCGTGCAATACTGGATGGACAAGGGTGTTGAACATTTTCAGCGTATGGGCGTGAAACAGGTTCAAGCCCTGCCCCTGACCCATCGAAATCATGCTTTCCACGCGCCGTTTGTAGAGCAACTTCAGCAGGCGAATTTTGTTTATCTCTCAGGGGGAAAACCGGCATATCTGTATCAAACACTGGTCAACACCCCGGCATGGGATGCCATTCAGGGGGTATTGCAAAAAGGTGGTGTGGTGGCAGGTTGCAGCGCCGGGGCGATGATTTTTGGCGAGCGGGTGCTGGCATCTCCCGCGGGTACAGGCACCTTTCAGGGCTTTGGCTTTGTGCAAAATGCCTGCATCATTCCCCATTACGATGAGATCCCCCGCCTGATGCTGGAAAGCGCCGCTGCGCTCCTTCACCGGTGGTTATTTGTGGGCATCGAGGGCTTTACAGCATTGATTTTCACCCCGCAGGGCAGATGCGTGCGCGGCAAAGGCAAAGTGGAACTGCGCTTTGCCGGAGAGCGACTGCCCCGCTTTGAGCAAGATGGGTTCTGGTAA
- the polX gene encoding DNA polymerase/3'-5' exonuclease PolX: MEVKKHWTNTELADVFERIANLMKIQDEMVFKIRAYERAAESLRALGEDASVLAQRGELTQVPGIGKAIAEKIEELLTTGKLGFLERLEQEVPPTLLDLLRIPGVGPRKAALFWKTLHITTLVELEKAAREGRLRSLPGMGEKSEKAILDGIAALAERSQRMTLVRAWSLAHRWLEWLRAQPGVERAEPAGSLRRWKDTVGDLDLVIATRDSVPLMEAFVHHPEVKRVLGQGENKSSVELLDGARIQVWTQPPESFGALWMYATGSKDHNVRMRELAQRQGLSLSERGLTDEEGNLRRIASEEEGYAMLGLAWIPPELREDRGEVDAAREGRLPRLIELQDIRMELHTHSTWSDGAVSIEEMVRAALARGYHAIAITDHSSYMGIVRGMKPEDVLRQREEVEAVRHKFGEQILILHGAEVDIRADGTLDYPDEVLEQLDIVIASLHASLRQPREQITARVLNALRNPHVDILAHPTGRLLPDRAGADLDWGQIYPALQTSGVALEINASPYRLDADDVHVRHAASLGIPIVINTDAHAPVGMDEMVFGVSVARRAWLTAPQVVNTWTREALLEWLKRRGSA, from the coding sequence ATGGAAGTGAAAAAGCATTGGACCAATACAGAACTGGCGGATGTATTCGAACGCATCGCCAACCTGATGAAAATTCAGGATGAAATGGTGTTCAAAATCCGCGCTTACGAGCGCGCCGCCGAGAGTTTACGTGCCCTCGGCGAAGATGCCAGCGTGCTGGCACAACGCGGTGAACTGACGCAGGTGCCCGGCATTGGCAAAGCCATTGCTGAGAAAATTGAGGAATTGCTTACCACCGGTAAACTGGGTTTTCTGGAACGTTTGGAGCAGGAAGTTCCCCCAACCTTGCTGGACCTTCTGCGTATTCCGGGCGTTGGACCGCGCAAAGCGGCGCTGTTCTGGAAAACCCTGCACATCACCACGCTGGTGGAACTGGAAAAAGCCGCCCGCGAAGGACGCCTGCGTTCCCTGCCCGGCATGGGCGAGAAATCGGAGAAAGCCATTCTGGATGGCATTGCCGCGCTGGCGGAGCGCAGTCAGCGCATGACGCTGGTGCGTGCCTGGTCGCTGGCACACCGCTGGCTGGAGTGGCTGAGGGCGCAGCCCGGTGTAGAACGCGCCGAACCGGCGGGAAGTTTGCGCCGTTGGAAAGATACCGTGGGCGATTTGGACCTGGTAATAGCAACCCGTGACTCTGTTCCTCTGATGGAAGCCTTTGTCCATCATCCTGAGGTTAAGCGCGTGCTGGGGCAGGGGGAGAATAAATCCAGTGTGGAACTGCTGGATGGTGCACGTATTCAGGTTTGGACGCAACCGCCGGAGTCGTTTGGCGCGCTCTGGATGTATGCCACCGGCTCGAAAGATCACAATGTGCGCATGCGCGAACTGGCACAGCGTCAGGGGTTGTCTCTATCTGAACGCGGCTTGACCGATGAAGAAGGCAACCTGCGCCGCATCGCCAGTGAAGAAGAGGGTTACGCCATGCTGGGGCTGGCATGGATTCCGCCGGAACTGCGCGAGGACCGCGGCGAGGTGGATGCCGCGCGCGAAGGGCGTTTACCGCGCCTGATTGAATTGCAGGATATCCGCATGGAACTGCATACCCACTCCACCTGGTCGGATGGGGCGGTGAGCATTGAGGAAATGGTGCGTGCCGCGCTTGCCCGCGGCTACCATGCTATTGCCATCACCGACCATTCCAGTTACATGGGCATTGTGCGGGGAATGAAGCCGGAGGATGTTTTGCGTCAGCGGGAAGAGGTAGAGGCGGTACGCCATAAATTTGGTGAGCAAATTTTGATTTTGCATGGGGCAGAGGTGGATATCCGCGCCGATGGCACGCTGGACTATCCCGATGAGGTGCTGGAGCAGTTGGATATCGTCATTGCGTCCCTGCATGCCAGTTTGCGCCAGCCCCGCGAGCAAATCACTGCGCGCGTGTTGAACGCCCTGCGCAATCCCCATGTGGATATTCTGGCGCATCCCACCGGCAGGCTGTTGCCCGACCGCGCCGGCGCTGACCTGGATTGGGGGCAAATTTACCCTGCTCTGCAGACGTCCGGGGTTGCGCTGGAGATTAACGCCAGTCCCTACCGTTTGGATGCGGATGATGTGCATGTGCGCCATGCCGCCTCACTGGGCATTCCCATCGTCATCAATACCGATGCGCATGCACCGGTGGGCATGGATGAAATGGTCTTTGGCGTGTCAGTAGCCCGGCGCGCCTGGCTGACTGCGCCACAGGTGGTCAACACCTGGACGCGCGAAGCCCTGCTGGAATGGCTGAAGCGGCGCGGTTCAGCATAG
- a CDS encoding aldo/keto reductase produces MIEKLPFGRTGHLSTRTLFGAAAFYNVTQEEADRTMEILMQYGVNHIDTAASYGDSEIRLGPWIEKYRHQFFLATKTGERTREKAREEIHRSLERLRTDHVDLIQLHAVIEDEELEQALGTGGALEAALEAREQGLVKFIGITSHSLHAPIIHLRALEHFDFDSVLLPCNFMLLQNPQYAEPFHKLLDLCRQKNVAVQCIKTLQRRPYGDGPHTHATWYQPFDEPEAVQMAVHWALGIPGVFINTVGDIHVLPLMLEAAANPQPAPSDDAMRALMARYEAAPLWA; encoded by the coding sequence ATGATTGAAAAACTTCCCTTTGGACGCACCGGGCACCTCAGCACCCGCACCCTGTTTGGTGCGGCGGCATTTTACAATGTGACCCAGGAAGAAGCCGACCGTACGATGGAAATTCTGATGCAGTACGGCGTCAACCACATTGACACGGCGGCATCTTATGGTGATTCAGAAATCCGTTTGGGCCCCTGGATTGAGAAATACCGCCATCAGTTTTTCCTTGCCACCAAAACCGGCGAACGCACCCGCGAAAAAGCCCGCGAAGAAATCCACCGCTCACTGGAACGCCTGCGCACCGACCATGTGGACCTGATTCAATTGCATGCCGTCATTGAAGACGAGGAACTGGAGCAAGCCCTGGGCACCGGCGGTGCGCTGGAAGCCGCGCTGGAAGCCCGCGAACAAGGATTGGTGAAGTTTATCGGTATTACCAGCCATAGTTTACATGCACCGATCATCCACCTGCGGGCGCTGGAGCACTTCGATTTCGACTCGGTGTTGCTTCCCTGTAACTTCATGCTCTTGCAAAACCCCCAATACGCAGAACCTTTCCACAAACTGCTTGATCTGTGCCGCCAGAAGAACGTCGCCGTGCAGTGCATTAAGACCCTGCAACGCCGTCCTTACGGGGATGGCCCACACACCCATGCCACCTGGTATCAACCCTTTGACGAGCCGGAAGCCGTGCAAATGGCTGTCCACTGGGCTTTAGGTATTCCGGGAGTTTTCATCAACACCGTGGGAGATATTCATGTTTTGCCGTTAATGCTGGAAGCCGCGGCAAATCCTCAACCTGCCCCATCTGACGATGCCATGCGAGCATTGATGGCTCGCTACGAAGCCGCCCCTCTGTGGGCGTGA
- a CDS encoding CBS domain-containing protein — protein MIQTVRHILEVKGSDVWSIGPDATVFDALRMMADKDVGALVVMENDKVVGIISERDYARKIILHGKSSKETLVREIMSTNLYTVHPDQTVEEAMEIMTNKRVRHLPVMEGETLLGMISIGDVVKNIIYRQREIIKSMSQK, from the coding sequence ATGATACAAACCGTTCGACACATTCTTGAAGTAAAAGGCAGCGATGTATGGTCCATCGGACCCGATGCCACCGTGTTTGATGCCTTGCGCATGATGGCAGATAAAGATGTAGGTGCCCTGGTAGTCATGGAAAACGACAAAGTGGTGGGAATCATCTCCGAGCGCGACTACGCCCGAAAAATCATCCTGCATGGGAAGTCTTCCAAAGAGACCCTGGTGCGGGAAATCATGAGCACTAACCTGTACACGGTGCACCCCGACCAGACGGTGGAAGAAGCCATGGAGATCATGACCAACAAGCGCGTGCGCCATCTTCCCGTCATGGAAGGTGAAACGCTGCTGGGGATGATTTCGATTGGCGATGTGGTGAAGAACATCATCTACCGTCAGCGCGAAATCATCAAGAGCATGTCTCAAAAGTAA
- a CDS encoding ATP-dependent helicase — MDSLEHLNPQQRAAVTASAGPVLVLAGPGSGKTRVLTFRIGYLLSQLGVAPHHILAVTFTNKAAREMQSRVEKLLGHSLQGMWLGTFHAICARILRREQQYLPLDANFVIFDEDDQQALIKRALRDLNLDEKLYRPTSVHAAISNAKNNLILPEDYPTATYRDEVVARVYKRYQELLVSSNAVDFDDLLLYAWKLLNEFSTVREQYARRFEHILVDEFQDTNLAQYELVKLLASYHRNLFVVGDEDQSIYRWRGADYRNVLRFEEDFPDRQKILLEQNYRSTQRVLDAAQAVINRNRNRTPKRLKSTPEHGEGEKLVLYEAVDDYGEAAFVVDTIQQLVAGGKARPGDFAIMYRTNAQSRLLEEAFLRAGVPYRLVGAMRFYGRREVKDMIAYLRLVQNPADEASLGRVINVPPRGIGDKSQLALQMEAQRTGRSAGLILMELGREGKDSPHWQALGRNASLLADFGSLLGEWHRLKDEISLPSLFQRILNDLAYREYIDDNTEEGQSRWENVQELLRIAYEYEEKGLTAFLENLALVSDQDTLPENVEAPTLLTLHAAKGLEFPIVFITGLDDGLIPHNRSLDDPEAMAEERRLFYVGLTRAKKRVYLVRAAQRSTYGSFQDSIPSRFLKDIPADLIQQDGRGRRMGRSWQSESRRSWDDNYAGTWGSRPERAKPSHAPILQPRFKPGMRVKHPSWGEGLVVDSRIQDEDETVDIFFDSVGFKRVIASIANLEILS, encoded by the coding sequence GTGGACTCACTGGAACATCTCAACCCTCAACAACGCGCGGCAGTGACCGCGTCCGCCGGTCCGGTGCTGGTGCTGGCAGGTCCCGGTTCAGGCAAAACGCGGGTGTTGACCTTTCGCATTGGTTACCTGCTTAGTCAGCTGGGCGTCGCCCCGCATCACATTCTGGCAGTCACTTTTACCAACAAAGCCGCGCGGGAGATGCAATCCCGCGTGGAAAAACTGCTTGGGCATTCCCTGCAGGGCATGTGGCTGGGCACTTTCCATGCTATCTGCGCGCGCATTTTGCGCCGCGAACAGCAATACCTGCCGCTGGACGCCAACTTTGTCATCTTTGACGAAGACGACCAGCAAGCCCTGATCAAACGCGCCCTGCGCGACCTGAATCTGGACGAGAAACTGTACCGCCCCACCAGCGTCCACGCTGCCATTTCCAACGCCAAGAACAACCTGATTCTGCCCGAAGATTACCCCACCGCCACGTACCGCGATGAGGTGGTAGCGCGGGTGTACAAACGCTATCAGGAACTACTCGTTTCCAGCAATGCAGTGGACTTTGACGATTTATTGCTATACGCATGGAAACTTTTAAACGAATTTTCTACCGTGCGAGAGCAGTATGCCCGCCGGTTTGAACATATTCTGGTGGACGAGTTTCAGGATACCAATCTGGCACAGTATGAACTGGTAAAACTGCTAGCCTCTTACCACCGCAACCTGTTCGTGGTGGGCGATGAAGATCAATCCATCTACCGCTGGCGCGGCGCCGACTACCGCAACGTCCTGCGCTTCGAAGAAGACTTTCCCGACCGCCAGAAGATTCTGCTGGAGCAGAATTACCGCTCTACCCAGCGTGTGCTGGACGCCGCCCAAGCCGTCATCAACCGCAACCGCAACCGCACCCCCAAACGCCTCAAATCCACCCCCGAACACGGGGAAGGGGAAAAACTGGTGCTGTACGAAGCCGTGGATGACTACGGTGAAGCCGCTTTCGTGGTGGATACCATCCAGCAGTTGGTGGCAGGCGGCAAAGCCCGCCCGGGGGATTTTGCCATCATGTACCGCACCAATGCGCAATCGCGCCTGCTGGAAGAAGCTTTCCTGCGGGCAGGCGTGCCCTACCGTCTGGTGGGTGCCATGCGCTTCTACGGGCGGCGCGAAGTCAAGGACATGATTGCCTACCTGCGTCTGGTGCAGAATCCCGCCGATGAAGCCAGCCTCGGGCGGGTCATCAACGTGCCGCCGCGCGGCATCGGCGATAAATCTCAACTTGCCCTGCAAATGGAAGCCCAGCGCACCGGACGCAGTGCCGGGTTGATTCTGATGGAACTGGGACGAGAGGGCAAAGACTCCCCACACTGGCAGGCGCTGGGACGCAACGCCAGCCTGCTGGCAGATTTTGGCTCGCTGCTGGGAGAATGGCACCGCCTTAAGGATGAAATCTCCCTGCCGTCACTCTTCCAGCGCATTCTGAACGACCTGGCATACCGCGAATACATTGACGACAACACCGAAGAGGGGCAAAGCCGCTGGGAAAACGTGCAGGAACTCCTGCGCATTGCCTATGAGTACGAAGAAAAAGGCTTGACGGCTTTTCTGGAAAACCTGGCACTGGTTTCCGATCAGGACACCCTGCCCGAAAACGTCGAAGCCCCCACCCTGCTGACCCTGCACGCCGCCAAAGGGCTGGAATTTCCCATCGTATTCATCACCGGACTGGATGACGGCTTGATTCCTCATAACCGCTCGCTGGACGACCCCGAAGCCATGGCAGAGGAACGGCGTCTCTTCTACGTGGGTTTGACGCGGGCAAAGAAACGGGTATATCTGGTGCGCGCCGCTCAGCGCAGTACTTACGGTTCTTTTCAGGACTCCATCCCTTCGCGTTTCCTGAAAGACATCCCCGCCGACCTGATTCAACAGGACGGGCGCGGGCGGCGCATGGGCAGATCCTGGCAATCCGAGTCCCGGCGCAGTTGGGATGACAACTACGCCGGAACATGGGGAAGCCGACCGGAACGGGCGAAACCCTCTCACGCGCCCATCTTACAGCCGCGCTTCAAGCCGGGCATGCGCGTCAAACATCCATCTTGGGGAGAAGGGCTGGTCGTGGACAGCCGTATTCAGGATGAGGATGAGACGGTAGATATCTTCTTTGACAGCGTGGGGTTTAAGAGGGTCATTGCGTCCATCGCTAACCTGGAAATTCTTTCCTGA
- a CDS encoding phosphotransferase enzyme family protein gives MSTMPESSTLSFVLEQFFPSHQCLEIERIDNGHIHETLSARLQTPQGTQDVVLQRMNQHVFPHPEQVMENILLVTRHLQESYLAEGQNPEGRVLHFFATPSGEYLIRDSAGGVWRAAQKIPNARTYETTQDFKILFEVAWAFGDFQRRLISLEGTRLHETIPQFHHTRKRFNDFIQAVEQDASNRALSVRQDIEYLQRREDNVDIVVDALAKGHLPSRVTHNDTKINNVLMDRTSGNALCVIDLDTVMPGSILYDFGDLVRSAANTALEDEKDLSRVHFDVPRFIQLARGFLSAVREMLSPLEWELLAFAPRLITLEQALRFLTDYLQGDVYYRIAYPQHNLHRARTQIRLLQEMEQQAGLMESILERCKTDSTLGRFS, from the coding sequence ATGAGCACGATGCCCGAATCATCCACGCTATCGTTTGTCCTGGAACAATTCTTTCCCTCTCACCAGTGCCTTGAGATTGAGCGCATTGACAACGGGCATATTCACGAGACTTTGTCTGCTCGCTTGCAAACGCCCCAGGGCACGCAGGACGTGGTGCTTCAACGCATGAACCAGCACGTCTTCCCTCACCCCGAACAGGTGATGGAGAATATCCTGCTGGTTACCCGGCATTTGCAGGAGAGTTACCTGGCTGAAGGACAAAACCCCGAAGGACGGGTACTGCATTTCTTTGCCACGCCCTCCGGAGAATACCTTATACGCGACTCCGCGGGCGGGGTCTGGCGCGCAGCGCAGAAAATCCCCAACGCCCGCACTTATGAAACCACGCAGGATTTCAAAATCCTTTTTGAGGTGGCGTGGGCATTTGGCGACTTCCAGCGCCGGCTGATTTCTCTGGAAGGTACGCGCCTGCACGAAACCATTCCACAATTTCACCACACGCGCAAACGCTTTAACGATTTCATCCAAGCCGTCGAGCAGGATGCTTCTAACCGCGCATTGAGCGTTCGGCAGGACATTGAATATTTACAACGCCGTGAAGATAATGTGGATATCGTGGTGGACGCACTGGCAAAAGGGCATCTTCCCTCCCGCGTGACCCACAATGACACCAAAATCAACAACGTGCTGATGGATCGTACCAGCGGTAATGCCCTGTGCGTAATTGACCTGGACACGGTTATGCCCGGCTCCATCCTGTACGACTTTGGCGACCTGGTGCGCTCGGCGGCAAACACCGCACTGGAAGACGAAAAAGATCTTTCGCGGGTACATTTCGATGTTCCCCGTTTCATCCAACTGGCGCGCGGTTTCCTCAGCGCAGTCCGTGAAATGCTCTCTCCGCTGGAATGGGAACTGCTGGCATTTGCTCCGCGCCTCATCACCCTGGAGCAAGCCCTGCGTTTCCTGACCGATTACCTGCAGGGCGATGTGTATTACCGCATCGCCTACCCCCAGCACAATCTGCACCGCGCGCGCACCCAGATCCGCCTGCTTCAGGAAATGGAACAGCAAGCCGGCTTGATGGAAAGCATTCTCGAACGGTGTAAAACCGATTCTACTCTTGGGAGGTTCTCATGA
- a CDS encoding beta-N-acetylhexosaminidase, with protein sequence MKVFHIIPQPAFMSLQPGEFQFTAETALVAGAGTEEVTALAHLQLAQAGLDLPLGEEGAQGKVIFELVPDLNLPNSEGYSLKITPEEIRIRAQETAGLFYGLQTLRQMLLISPQDFRLPCVDIEDYPRFRWRGAMLDVCRHFMPKSFVMKFIDLLALHKLNTFHWHLTDDQGWRIEIKRYPRLTEVGSKRKETLIGRPSWTDPNEDRFDGIPHGGFYTQEEIREVVEYARQRFVNIVPEIEMPGHSTAAIAAYPELGNTGRQIEVATRWGIFEDIFNVEESTFRFLQNVLDEVMELFPSPFIHIGGDEVPKQQWRESPRVQQRMRELGIDSEEELQSYFTRRMDAFLFARGRRMIGWDEILEGGLAPGAAVMSWRGEAGGIAAAQAGHEVVMAPNTYTYLDYYQGPPEREPLAIGGFVPLEKVYSYEPIPAELPAEKAHFILGAQAQLWTEYMPTPEHVEYMAFPRLCALSEVVWSRPDQKDFEGFKERLRSHVARLERLGVNYHPLDE encoded by the coding sequence ATGAAGGTTTTCCACATTATTCCTCAGCCCGCATTCATGTCTCTTCAGCCTGGGGAATTTCAGTTCACCGCTGAGACCGCCCTGGTTGCCGGGGCAGGTACAGAAGAAGTCACTGCCCTGGCGCATCTGCAACTGGCGCAAGCCGGGTTGGATTTACCCCTGGGGGAAGAAGGCGCTCAGGGCAAGGTCATTTTCGAACTTGTCCCCGACCTCAACCTGCCCAACAGCGAAGGATATTCTCTGAAAATCACCCCCGAAGAGATTCGCATCCGCGCGCAGGAAACCGCAGGGCTGTTTTACGGTTTGCAAACCTTGAGGCAAATGTTGCTGATTTCTCCGCAGGACTTTCGCCTGCCGTGCGTGGACATTGAGGACTACCCGCGTTTCCGCTGGCGGGGCGCCATGCTGGATGTGTGTCGCCACTTCATGCCCAAATCCTTTGTGATGAAATTCATCGACCTGCTGGCACTGCACAAACTGAACACCTTCCACTGGCATCTCACCGATGATCAGGGCTGGCGCATTGAAATCAAGCGCTACCCCCGCCTGACGGAAGTAGGATCGAAACGCAAAGAAACCCTCATCGGACGTCCCAGTTGGACAGACCCGAATGAAGACCGCTTTGACGGCATCCCTCATGGGGGCTTTTACACGCAGGAAGAAATCCGCGAGGTTGTGGAATATGCCCGTCAGCGTTTTGTCAATATTGTGCCGGAAATTGAAATGCCCGGTCACAGCACCGCCGCCATTGCGGCTTACCCCGAACTGGGCAATACCGGTCGTCAAATTGAAGTAGCCACCCGTTGGGGAATTTTCGAAGATATCTTCAACGTTGAGGAAAGCACCTTCCGCTTCCTGCAAAATGTGCTGGATGAGGTCATGGAACTTTTCCCTTCGCCCTTCATCCACATTGGCGGAGATGAAGTGCCCAAACAGCAGTGGCGGGAAAGCCCGCGCGTCCAGCAGAGGATGCGCGAACTGGGCATTGACAGCGAGGAAGAACTGCAGTCGTACTTCACCCGCCGCATGGACGCCTTCCTGTTTGCCCGCGGCAGAAGGATGATCGGCTGGGATGAGATTCTGGAAGGCGGGCTGGCACCCGGCGCGGCAGTGATGTCCTGGCGCGGCGAGGCAGGCGGCATTGCCGCCGCCCAGGCAGGGCATGAAGTGGTGATGGCGCCCAACACCTATACCTACCTGGACTACTATCAGGGCCCACCCGAACGGGAACCCCTTGCCATTGGCGGTTTTGTCCCGCTGGAAAAAGTGTACAGTTACGAACCCATTCCCGCCGAATTACCCGCCGAGAAAGCCCATTTCATTCTCGGAGCGCAGGCGCAGTTATGGACGGAATACATGCCCACCCCGGAGCATGTGGAATACATGGCGTTCCCGCGCCTGTGTGCGCTGAGCGAAGTGGTTTGGAGCCGCCCCGACCAAAAAGACTTTGAAGGCTTCAAGGAAAGACTGCGCTCGCACGTTGCCCGCCTGGAACGTCTGGGGGTGAATTATCATCCGCTGGATGAGTAA
- a CDS encoding RNA polymerase sigma factor — MPETSTVPHLIVRAQRGSREATAQLYELYHDEIYRFLAYRTGDSDSAADLTGEVFLKMVEALPNYRSNGAPFRAWLYQIARNLAIDHFRRGKSHPQENLSENHQAVNETPEETVQSRSQVQELYIALQRLPEDQRDVLVLRFLNGLPLAEVARILHRSEDAIKGLQRRGLIALREEMKSLEVPYV, encoded by the coding sequence ATGCCTGAAACTTCGACCGTTCCTCACCTCATCGTACGAGCCCAGCGCGGAAGCCGGGAAGCCACGGCGCAGTTATACGAACTGTACCACGATGAAATCTACCGTTTTCTGGCATACCGCACAGGCGATAGCGACTCCGCGGCAGATTTGACAGGGGAGGTTTTCCTGAAAATGGTGGAGGCTCTTCCCAATTACCGATCCAATGGCGCCCCGTTCCGGGCATGGCTGTATCAGATTGCCCGCAATCTTGCCATCGATCACTTCAGACGGGGGAAATCACACCCACAGGAAAACCTTTCAGAGAATCATCAAGCCGTGAATGAAACCCCGGAAGAAACCGTACAGTCCCGCAGTCAGGTACAGGAACTGTATATTGCCCTGCAACGCCTTCCCGAAGATCAACGCGATGTACTGGTTCTGCGTTTCCTGAATGGGCTTCCACTGGCAGAAGTTGCGCGCATTCTGCACCGCAGTGAAGATGCCATCAAGGGGCTGCAGCGGCGAGGCTTGATCGCTCTGCGTGAAGAGATGAAATCACTGGAGGTTCCTTATGTCTGA